The following are encoded together in the Pedobacter sp. D749 genome:
- a CDS encoding IS3 family transposase, which translates to MKKGGRHLFQGRREIFGFIKDYRKIFSVERMCRVFGINNSSFYYWLKNPQGKRLTDDNYLMIEISKIYAESKGCYGSPRITAELCSRGIFISRPRVARLMRRLGIKSTIRKKWVQTTDSQHTYSLAENFLNRDFYAANIREKWVSDLTYIQTGEGWLYLTTVIDLADRKVVGWSLSENMEAENTTIKALEMAIKNRPITQQLIFHSDRGIQYACSEFRKKLECLGIKQSMSRKGNCWDNAVAESFFKTIKTEMIYQQIYKTRAKASLAIFEYIEVWYNRKRRHSYLGYLSPLEFANSSINPKIAA; encoded by the coding sequence ATTAAAAAAGGCGGTAGGCATCTTTTCCAAGGGAGACGGGAGATATTCGGATTTATAAAAGATTACCGAAAGATATTTTCTGTTGAAAGGATGTGTAGGGTATTTGGAATAAACAACAGTAGTTTTTATTACTGGTTAAAAAACCCCCAGGGTAAGCGGCTTACCGATGATAATTATCTTATGATAGAGATAAGCAAGATTTACGCAGAGAGTAAAGGGTGTTACGGGAGTCCGCGTATTACTGCCGAATTATGTTCCAGAGGGATCTTTATCTCTCGGCCCAGAGTTGCCAGGCTGATGCGCAGATTGGGTATAAAGAGTACCATCCGTAAGAAATGGGTACAGACAACAGATTCACAGCACACTTACTCCTTAGCAGAAAATTTCCTTAATAGAGATTTTTATGCCGCCAATATTAGAGAGAAATGGGTTTCAGACCTCACTTATATACAAACTGGGGAAGGTTGGCTATATCTGACAACAGTTATAGATCTGGCGGATAGAAAAGTTGTAGGCTGGTCATTAAGTGAAAATATGGAAGCTGAGAACACCACGATAAAGGCATTAGAAATGGCTATAAAGAATAGACCTATTACCCAACAGTTAATTTTTCACTCAGACAGAGGTATACAATATGCATGTTCCGAGTTCAGAAAAAAATTAGAATGCTTAGGGATAAAGCAAAGCATGAGCAGAAAAGGAAACTGTTGGGATAACGCAGTTGCAGAGAGTTTCTTTAAAACTATAAAAACAGAAATGATATACCAGCAGATATATAAAACAAGAGCGAAGGCTAGTTTAGCCATTTTTGAATATATAGAGGTCTGGTATAATAGAAAAAGAAGACATTCATACTTAGGGTACTTATCGCCATTAGAGTTTGCAAACAGCTCAATAAATCCTAAAATCGCA
- a CDS encoding transposase translates to MSRRIFDEPFKRMALDLAHARGSIKDVAIELGISSNLLSKWKEREGIAKADTTSLSEEQQLIRKLQKELKEAQLERDILKKAVGIFSKGDGRYSDL, encoded by the coding sequence ATGAGCAGACGAATATTTGATGAGCCTTTTAAAAGAATGGCTTTGGATCTGGCCCATGCGCGGGGTTCGATAAAGGATGTTGCAATAGAATTGGGTATAAGTTCGAACCTTTTAAGTAAATGGAAAGAGCGCGAAGGAATTGCAAAAGCTGATACTACAAGCCTTAGCGAGGAGCAGCAATTGATTCGGAAACTTCAAAAGGAGCTTAAAGAAGCCCAGCTAGAACGTGATATATTAAAAAAGGCGGTAGGCATCTTTTCCAAGGGAGACGGGAGATATTCGGATTTATAA
- a CDS encoding beta-xylosidase codes for MKKFKKAYLLLFCLTAFIHSVNGQSKANIEVNFDKNIAPMKPIWAWFGYDEPNYTYMKDGQKLLTELSKLSPVPVYVRAHNLLTSGDGTPALKWGSTNAYTEDAKGNPVYNWKIVDQIFDTYVKRGMKPLAQIGFMPEALSTKPFPYQHKWKPGARYDEILTGWAYPPKDYKKWSNLVYEWVKHCVARYGKAEVESWYWEVWNEPDGAYWKGTQAEFFKLYDYAADGLKRALPTAKIGGANVTGGGTKYLDAFIKHCLNDTNYVTGKIGSPLDAVLFHAKGSPNVVNGTVVMNVRTQLRNIDGNYKIISKYPQLKNIPVIIGESDPEGCAACGMSTNPENAYRNGTMYSSYTAASFARLYELTDKYKINLLGAVTWSFEFENQPWFAGFRDLATNGVDKPVLNVFRMFGQMKGNRVEAISNRMYNLNAILDSSIRKPQTDIGVLATKAEKTAAVLLWNYHDEDKTDSKDLISILLNKLPAKTVMVIEYRIDTENSNSYSEWKKMGSPQNPDAKQIAALEKSGQLKMIGKPKKFDTTGGAFEMELARQGVVLLKLDW; via the coding sequence ATGAAAAAATTTAAAAAAGCTTACTTGCTGCTTTTTTGCTTAACCGCTTTCATCCATTCGGTTAATGGGCAGTCTAAAGCCAACATCGAAGTTAATTTCGACAAGAATATAGCGCCCATGAAACCCATTTGGGCCTGGTTTGGTTATGATGAACCGAATTATACCTATATGAAAGATGGTCAGAAGTTATTGACCGAACTTTCTAAATTAAGTCCGGTTCCGGTATATGTACGTGCGCATAACTTGCTAACCTCTGGCGATGGTACTCCTGCTTTAAAATGGGGATCAACAAATGCCTATACAGAAGATGCCAAAGGTAATCCCGTTTACAACTGGAAAATTGTTGATCAGATTTTCGATACTTATGTAAAAAGAGGCATGAAACCTTTGGCACAAATTGGCTTTATGCCCGAAGCGCTATCAACCAAACCTTTTCCTTATCAGCATAAATGGAAGCCAGGCGCCCGGTATGATGAAATTTTAACCGGCTGGGCATATCCCCCTAAAGATTATAAAAAATGGAGCAATTTGGTTTACGAGTGGGTAAAACATTGTGTCGCACGGTATGGCAAGGCTGAGGTAGAAAGCTGGTATTGGGAAGTGTGGAACGAGCCCGATGGCGCTTATTGGAAAGGTACACAGGCCGAATTCTTTAAACTTTACGATTATGCTGCCGACGGACTTAAAAGGGCTTTACCCACTGCAAAAATTGGTGGTGCCAATGTAACAGGTGGAGGAACAAAATATTTAGATGCCTTTATCAAACATTGTTTAAACGACACCAATTATGTAACGGGTAAAATCGGTTCTCCTTTAGATGCTGTACTTTTTCATGCTAAAGGCTCGCCAAATGTGGTTAATGGAACCGTAGTGATGAATGTAAGGACTCAGCTCCGCAATATTGATGGAAATTATAAGATCATCAGTAAATACCCTCAGCTTAAAAATATCCCTGTAATTATCGGAGAATCCGATCCTGAAGGTTGCGCTGCTTGTGGCATGAGTACTAACCCAGAGAATGCTTATCGCAACGGCACCATGTATTCGAGCTATACAGCAGCCTCTTTTGCCCGACTTTACGAACTTACAGATAAATATAAAATCAATCTGTTGGGCGCTGTTACCTGGTCGTTCGAATTTGAAAACCAGCCCTGGTTTGCAGGCTTTCGAGATTTAGCGACTAATGGCGTTGATAAACCTGTGCTGAATGTATTCAGGATGTTCGGCCAGATGAAAGGGAACCGTGTTGAAGCCATAAGCAACCGCATGTACAATTTAAATGCTATTTTGGATTCGAGCATCAGAAAACCGCAAACCGATATAGGTGTTTTAGCCACTAAAGCTGAGAAAACCGCTGCTGTTCTGTTGTGGAACTACCATGATGAGGATAAAACGGATTCGAAAGATCTTATTTCTATCTTGCTGAATAAACTGCCCGCAAAAACGGTAATGGTTATAGAATATCGCATTGATACCGAAAACAGCAATTCTTACTCAGAATGGAAAAAAATGGGCTCACCCCAAAATCCAGATGCAAAACAGATTGCTGCATTAGAGAAATCCGGGCAACTTAAAATGATTGGTAAACCGAAAAAATTTGACACCACAGGTGGTGCTTTTGAAATGGAATTAGCCCGGCAAGGAGTAGTTTTGCTGAAATTGGATTGGTAG
- a CDS encoding glycoside hydrolase family 28 protein, which produces MKFIIKRFLILTLFTVIGINAMAQDYIITKFGVGNDSTKLNTKAIQSVIDKAYQKGGGTIVIPKGVYLSGALFFKPKTKLLLQEGAVLKGSDDIKDYPFIPSRMEGRSLKYFAALVNATKVDGFSISGPGTIDGNGLKFWKTFWAHLDSLKKLGRESTNLEVSRPRLLFIWGCNNVIIKGVKLRNAGFWTTHLYQSNNVLIENCDIRSPFRPVKAPSTDGIDIDFCKKVTIRNCYISVNDDAICIKGGKGPDAQKLPENGIVEDILIENCTIGEAHATLTMGSECIHARNITMRNCKVDNNCPILKMKMRGDTFQLYENITVENITGKCGAIIDLNPWKQFFDLAGSTAEPFGTIRNIKIANIKVEATKFGEMDGNPEDKVSGFLFKDLEVTTKTPFLKNRHQDVKMENVMVNGAPLVVKP; this is translated from the coding sequence ATGAAATTTATCATCAAAAGATTCCTAATACTCACTTTGTTTACCGTCATCGGTATAAATGCCATGGCACAAGATTATATCATCACAAAATTTGGTGTAGGTAATGATAGCACTAAACTGAACACCAAAGCCATTCAAAGTGTAATTGATAAGGCTTATCAAAAAGGAGGAGGAACGATTGTAATTCCTAAAGGTGTTTATCTTAGCGGAGCACTCTTTTTTAAGCCTAAAACGAAGTTGTTATTACAGGAAGGCGCTGTGCTTAAGGGCTCTGATGATATAAAAGATTATCCTTTTATCCCATCGCGGATGGAAGGCAGGAGCCTTAAATATTTTGCCGCATTGGTTAATGCCACAAAGGTAGATGGTTTTAGTATTTCAGGCCCAGGCACCATTGATGGAAATGGCCTTAAATTCTGGAAAACATTTTGGGCACATCTCGATTCACTTAAAAAATTAGGAAGGGAATCTACAAATCTGGAGGTAAGCCGTCCGCGGTTACTTTTTATATGGGGATGCAACAATGTGATTATTAAGGGGGTGAAATTGCGTAATGCAGGATTCTGGACCACCCATTTGTACCAATCTAACAATGTATTAATTGAGAATTGTGATATCCGTTCGCCATTTCGCCCAGTAAAAGCACCAAGCACTGATGGTATAGACATTGATTTTTGTAAAAAAGTAACCATTAGGAATTGTTATATCTCGGTAAATGATGATGCCATTTGTATTAAAGGCGGTAAAGGTCCTGATGCACAGAAATTGCCAGAAAACGGGATTGTTGAAGACATTTTAATTGAAAACTGTACCATTGGCGAAGCACATGCTACTTTAACCATGGGAAGTGAGTGTATCCATGCACGTAATATTACCATGCGCAACTGTAAAGTGGATAATAATTGCCCCATTTTAAAAATGAAAATGCGTGGAGATACTTTTCAGCTTTACGAAAATATTACGGTAGAAAACATTACCGGGAAATGCGGTGCAATTATCGACTTAAATCCCTGGAAACAGTTTTTCGATTTGGCAGGCAGCACTGCGGAACCATTTGGTACAATCAGGAACATTAAGATAGCCAACATTAAAGTTGAGGCAACTAAATTTGGCGAAATGGATGGAAACCCGGAAGATAAGGTATCTGGCTTTCTTTTTAAAGATTTGGAAGTAACTACGAAAACACCTTTTTTAAAAAACAGGCATCAGGATGTTAAAATGGAGAACGTAATGGTAAACGGAGCGCCATTGGTGGTTAAGCCTTAA
- a CDS encoding glycosyl hydrolase: MQLQRFFSVLLLSTLIFSLAKAQKPVKNTSSWPVIEKQMKPWTRWWWMGNAVDEKNLNLVLKKYADAGLGGVEITPIYGAKGYEKQYLQFLSPKWIDILHYTVNKANTLGLGVDMNTGTGWPFGGPQIKPENAATKLITQQYTIKAGEKLTETIKVKEAKQDFAQLQALTAYGPNGEVLNLLPKVQADGALNWSPTSGIWGIYAAFAGKTRQMVKRAAPGGEGFTLDHLDKNAVDIYLKRFSDAFKEKPQGVRSFFNDSYEVYGATWTPTFFQEFKKNRGYDLAAHIKELTGKDSTSADIARLKSDYRETMDELLLHNFTQNWTNWAHQLKSVTKNQSHGSPGNLLDLYGAVDIPETETFGSSYFPISGLRRDAADIRNVDPDPMMFKFASSAAHTGGKKLVSSETFTWLTEHFKTSFSQCKPEAEQLFLSGINHVFYHGTTNSPANVPWPGWLFYASVEMNPNNSLWPHAQGLNNYIARCQSVLQSGKPDNELLIYWPIYDVWNKAKGLDMALKVHDVDEWLHPTAFYKLSKDLSKSGYSFDFASDRLLKQSTVNQVLISTNADASPYQVLIVPQCEMMSPETLDQIIKLVSNGAKVIFQALPKDVPGLNNLEARRAQLKADLAKFIFTDGANGIKQFKIGPGVILLAADVQKALNSININRETLTDTGLQFIRRKTTTGKYYYLVNHSAKDIDTELSLNESGQVLIMDPQSSNVGLAAIRDKKVRVQLKSGESLFLKVGQNGTTKTPWVYLNKATSTVNLNQAWNLHFTEGGPELPADQQLAKLVSWTTLNDPKLQAFSGTGVYTSSFTLSSKSAKEYVLNLNQVDESARVWINGQEVGILCSIPFQARVGKYLKTGHNTIKIEVVNLMANRIRDMDIKKIQWRNYHEINFVNINYKDFDASNWSVMPSGLIGQVSITAFN; the protein is encoded by the coding sequence ATGCAATTACAAAGATTCTTTTCTGTCCTGCTGCTTAGTACATTGATTTTTAGTTTGGCTAAAGCACAAAAGCCTGTGAAAAATACCAGCAGTTGGCCTGTTATCGAAAAGCAGATGAAGCCCTGGACCCGCTGGTGGTGGATGGGAAATGCTGTAGACGAAAAGAATTTAAACCTGGTTTTAAAGAAATACGCAGATGCTGGTCTCGGTGGAGTAGAAATTACACCAATTTATGGTGCTAAGGGTTATGAAAAACAATACCTCCAGTTTTTATCGCCAAAGTGGATAGATATATTGCACTATACGGTAAATAAAGCCAATACTTTGGGTTTAGGAGTAGACATGAATACAGGTACAGGCTGGCCGTTTGGCGGTCCGCAGATTAAGCCAGAAAATGCCGCCACCAAACTGATTACCCAGCAATATACAATCAAAGCGGGCGAGAAGTTAACCGAAACCATTAAAGTTAAAGAAGCGAAACAGGATTTCGCGCAGTTGCAGGCTTTAACCGCTTATGGGCCAAATGGTGAGGTGCTCAATCTGCTTCCAAAAGTTCAGGCCGATGGAGCTTTAAATTGGTCGCCAACGAGCGGTATTTGGGGTATCTATGCTGCTTTTGCAGGTAAAACAAGACAAATGGTTAAACGTGCTGCACCTGGGGGGGAAGGTTTTACTTTAGATCACCTCGATAAAAATGCAGTTGATATTTACCTGAAAAGATTCTCAGATGCTTTTAAGGAAAAACCGCAAGGTGTCCGGTCGTTTTTTAATGATAGTTATGAAGTGTATGGCGCTACCTGGACACCAACTTTCTTTCAGGAATTTAAGAAAAACAGGGGCTATGATCTTGCGGCTCATATTAAAGAACTAACCGGTAAAGATTCTACAAGTGCAGATATTGCGCGTTTAAAATCTGATTACCGGGAAACCATGGATGAGCTTCTGCTCCATAATTTTACGCAAAACTGGACCAATTGGGCACATCAGCTTAAATCGGTTACCAAAAACCAGTCGCATGGTTCGCCGGGCAATCTGCTCGATCTTTATGGGGCCGTTGACATTCCAGAAACCGAAACCTTTGGTTCAAGTTACTTCCCGATTTCAGGACTTAGGCGTGATGCAGCGGATATCCGCAACGTAGATCCAGATCCGATGATGTTCAAATTTGCTTCTTCTGCCGCGCATACAGGCGGCAAAAAACTGGTTTCTTCCGAAACATTTACCTGGCTAACTGAGCATTTTAAAACCTCGTTTTCGCAATGCAAACCAGAAGCGGAGCAATTGTTTTTGTCGGGGATAAACCATGTTTTTTATCATGGAACCACCAATTCGCCAGCAAATGTGCCCTGGCCGGGATGGCTGTTTTACGCTTCGGTAGAAATGAACCCGAACAACAGTTTATGGCCACATGCACAAGGATTGAATAATTATATTGCCCGTTGTCAGTCTGTTCTTCAATCAGGAAAGCCAGACAACGAACTATTAATTTATTGGCCAATTTATGATGTTTGGAACAAGGCGAAAGGTTTGGATATGGCCTTAAAAGTACATGATGTTGATGAATGGTTACACCCAACAGCCTTTTATAAATTATCAAAAGATCTTTCTAAATCTGGCTATTCGTTCGATTTTGCATCCGATCGCTTGTTAAAGCAATCAACGGTTAACCAGGTATTAATCAGTACCAACGCAGATGCTTCGCCATATCAGGTATTAATTGTTCCGCAATGCGAAATGATGAGCCCGGAAACATTAGATCAGATAATAAAACTGGTCAGCAATGGAGCAAAAGTCATTTTTCAGGCATTACCTAAAGATGTTCCGGGTTTAAATAATCTGGAAGCCAGAAGAGCACAGCTAAAAGCTGATTTAGCAAAATTTATCTTTACGGATGGGGCAAATGGTATTAAACAGTTTAAAATTGGACCAGGCGTAATTTTATTGGCTGCGGATGTGCAAAAGGCATTAAATTCGATAAATATTAACAGAGAAACATTAACCGATACCGGACTGCAGTTTATCAGGAGGAAAACAACAACGGGCAAATATTATTATCTGGTAAACCACAGCGCTAAAGACATTGATACCGAACTTTCTTTAAATGAAAGTGGACAGGTTTTAATCATGGATCCGCAAAGCTCGAATGTGGGTTTGGCGGCAATACGTGATAAAAAGGTTCGTGTACAGCTTAAATCGGGTGAGAGTTTGTTTTTAAAGGTCGGTCAGAATGGAACAACCAAAACGCCCTGGGTTTATTTAAATAAAGCTACCAGTACTGTTAATCTCAACCAAGCCTGGAATTTACATTTTACTGAGGGTGGACCAGAACTTCCTGCAGATCAGCAGTTAGCTAAACTGGTAAGCTGGACTACTTTAAACGATCCTAAATTACAGGCCTTTTCTGGTACAGGTGTTTATACTTCAAGCTTTACGCTGAGTTCAAAATCGGCCAAAGAATATGTTCTAAACCTGAATCAGGTAGATGAAAGTGCACGTGTATGGATTAATGGACAAGAAGTAGGCATTTTATGTAGTATCCCTTTTCAGGCACGTGTGGGTAAATATTTAAAAACAGGACATAATACCATAAAAATTGAAGTGGTTAATTTGATGGCGAACCGGATCCGTGATATGGATATCAAAAAAATCCAGTGGCGGAATTACCACGAGATTAATTTCGTAAATATTAACTATAAGGATTTTGATGCATCAAACTGGAGTGTAATGCCTTCAGGGTTAATCGGCCAGGTAAGCATTACAGCTTTCAACTAA
- the rhaM gene encoding L-rhamnose mutarotase: protein MKIAFKMKLKPGFKAEYKKRHDEIWPELSALLKENGISDYSIFLDEETNILFAVQQQNGSSSQDLGSTRIVQKWWAYMADIMETNADNSPKTLPLEMVFHLD, encoded by the coding sequence ATGAAAATTGCATTCAAAATGAAGCTTAAGCCCGGTTTTAAAGCAGAATATAAAAAGCGCCATGATGAGATCTGGCCAGAACTATCTGCTTTATTAAAGGAAAATGGGATCAGCGATTATTCTATTTTTTTAGATGAAGAAACCAATATACTTTTTGCTGTGCAACAACAAAATGGCAGTTCCTCGCAGGATTTAGGCAGTACCCGGATTGTGCAGAAATGGTGGGCCTACATGGCGGATATTATGGAAACCAATGCTGATAATTCTCCAAAAACACTTCCTTTAGAAATGGTTTTCCATTTAGATTAA
- a CDS encoding glycoside hydrolase family 88 protein, which produces MKKFIFSSALILSVFTQVLFAQKIPNKKDVLKVLKLTNAYFMNKWPDAGKSIITNRERPSNIWTRAVYYEGLMNLYKIHPEKAYYDYAVQWGEKHNWGLRNGITTKNADDQACGQTYIDLYLIDKQPERIKDIKASIDLVIKSGKVNDWTWIDAIQMGMPVFAKLGKLYNDTTYYNYMYKMYMHAKNTEGGGLYNAKDGLWWRDKDFVPPYKEPNGEDCYWSRGNGWVVAALVRVLEIIPENEVHRSEYLKTYQEMIKALAAIQRTDGFWNVSLHDATHFGGKETSGTALFVYGMAWGVNQGILDKATYLPIITKAWNAMTRDAVQKNGFIGFMQGTGKEPKDGQPVSYTSMPDFEDYGLGCFLLAGTEVYKLKK; this is translated from the coding sequence ATGAAGAAATTTATATTCAGTTCCGCTCTGATTCTCAGCGTATTTACACAGGTACTTTTTGCACAAAAAATCCCCAATAAAAAGGATGTTTTAAAAGTATTGAAATTAACAAATGCTTATTTCATGAACAAGTGGCCTGATGCGGGGAAGTCGATTATAACCAATAGGGAGCGACCAAGCAATATCTGGACGAGGGCAGTATATTACGAAGGATTAATGAATCTTTATAAAATTCATCCTGAAAAAGCATATTACGATTATGCGGTTCAATGGGGCGAAAAACATAACTGGGGTTTAAGAAATGGTATTACTACAAAAAATGCCGACGATCAGGCCTGTGGACAAACCTATATCGATCTTTACCTGATCGATAAACAACCCGAACGCATTAAAGACATTAAAGCTTCCATCGATCTGGTAATCAAATCGGGCAAGGTAAACGATTGGACATGGATTGATGCCATACAAATGGGAATGCCTGTTTTTGCTAAACTGGGTAAATTATACAACGATACCACCTATTATAATTACATGTACAAAATGTATATGCATGCTAAAAATACTGAGGGTGGTGGCTTGTACAATGCCAAAGATGGCCTTTGGTGGCGCGATAAAGATTTTGTGCCTCCTTATAAAGAACCAAATGGTGAAGATTGTTATTGGTCAAGAGGTAACGGATGGGTGGTCGCTGCACTGGTACGTGTGTTAGAAATTATTCCTGAAAATGAAGTTCACCGCAGTGAATACTTAAAAACCTATCAAGAAATGATTAAAGCTTTGGCGGCCATCCAGCGTACTGATGGTTTCTGGAATGTAAGTTTACACGATGCGACCCATTTTGGTGGTAAGGAAACTTCGGGTACTGCTTTGTTTGTATATGGCATGGCCTGGGGTGTAAATCAAGGTATTTTAGATAAGGCTACTTATCTGCCGATTATTACCAAAGCCTGGAACGCCATGACGAGAGATGCTGTTCAAAAAAATGGCTTTATTGGTTTTATGCAGGGAACAGGTAAGGAACCAAAAGACGGACAGCCGGTAAGTTACACCAGCATGCCTGATTTTGAAGATTATGGCCTAGGTTGTTTCCTATTGGCCGGAACAGAGGTATATAAGCTTAAAAAGTAA